One segment of Pempheris klunzingeri isolate RE-2024b chromosome 20, fPemKlu1.hap1, whole genome shotgun sequence DNA contains the following:
- the sfxn2 gene encoding sideroflexin-2 — MALSSFDIEAPQWDQSTFMGRLKHFFNITDCRTALLPDSRLDEAKALVESCRAGSVPPGTTEEQLHYAKKLYDSAFHPDTGDRMNLIGRMSFQVPGGMAITGFMLQFYRTVPAVVFWQWVNQSFNALVNYTNRNAASPITPKQIGVAYVTATSTALATAVGLNLYTKKAPPLVARWVPFAAVAAANCVNIPMMRQQEILNGITVTDENGNKLGHSKKAAAKGITQVVISRITMAAPGMIILPIIMQRIEKYKFMQRITYLHGPIQVMMVGVFLIFMVPAACSLFPQRCSMAVSKLEPELRDSIVSQYGDAVQHVYFNKGL, encoded by the exons ATGGCTTTGAGCTCGTTCGACATTGAAGCGCCGCAATGGGATCAGTCGACGTTTATGGGACGACTGAAACACTTCTTCAACATCACAGACTGCCGAACGGCGCTCTTACCTGACTCACGCTTGGATGAAGCCAAAGCTTTAGTAGAAAGCTGCAG GGCGGGATCCGTCCCTCCCGGCaccacagaggagcagctccaCTATGCTAAGAAGCTGTACGACTCGGCCTTCCACCCAGACACGGGAGACCGCATGAACCTCATCGGCCGCATGTCCTTCCAGGTCCCCGGAGGCATGGCCATCACCGGCTTCATGCTGCAGTTCTACAG GACAGTTCCTGCTGTGGTGTTCTGGCAGTGGGTCAATCAGTCCTTCAACGCTTTGGTCAACTACACGAACCGTAACGCCGCCTCCCCCATCACTCCCAA gCAGATTGGAGTCGCCTATGTTACAGCGACCAGCACAGCGTTAGCAACAGCAGTTGGACTCAACCTCTACACaaag AAAGCTCCTCCCCTCGTGGCTCGTTGGGTACCTTTTGCCGCGGTAGCGGCAGCCAACTGTGTTAACATTCCCATGATGAGGCAACA GGAAATTCTGAATGGCATCACTGTCACAGATGAAAACGGCAACAAACTAGGACACTCTAAG aaagcagcagcaaaagGCATCACTCAGGTGGTCATCTCTCGGATCACTATGGCTGCACCAGGAATGA TCATCCTCCCAATCATCATGCAGAGGATTGAAAAATACAAGTTCATGCAG AGAATCACGTATCTCCACGGACCAATTCAAGTGATGATGGTGGGAGTGTT tTTGATCTTCATGgtgcctgctgcctgctcccTGTTCCCTCAGAGATG CTCCATGGCCGTGTCGAAGCTGGAGCCCGAGCTGAGAGACTCCATCGTGTCCCAATATGGCGACGCCGTACAACATGTCTACTTCAACAAAGGCCTCTGA